One genomic region from Microcystis panniformis FACHB-1757 encodes:
- a CDS encoding metal ABC transporter permease — MLEALQFDFMRHAIAAGILVSIACGIVGTLVVVNRVVFISGGIAHAAYGGIGIGYFFGINPLVGAIFFTFFSALGMGFLQRRIRERADTLIGVMWAIGMAIGVIFIDLTPGYKADLMSYLFGSILTVPRDDLWIMAGIDILIITLVSIFYKELLAISFDETFAIIRNIPVEIIYLGLMGITALTIVAVMQVVGLIMVIALLTIPAAISGQFVKNMKGMMILAIILGIVFTLVGLWLSYSLNLTSGATIILVAGLGYLISLAWKPFMLTITRKISNL; from the coding sequence ATGCTAGAGGCTTTACAATTTGATTTTATGCGCCATGCGATTGCCGCAGGAATATTAGTTAGTATTGCCTGTGGGATTGTGGGTACTTTGGTAGTAGTTAATCGTGTGGTTTTTATCAGTGGGGGAATCGCTCACGCTGCCTATGGAGGGATAGGAATCGGTTATTTTTTCGGGATTAATCCCCTGGTGGGGGCGATATTTTTTACCTTTTTTTCGGCCTTAGGCATGGGTTTTTTACAGCGTCGTATCCGGGAGAGAGCCGATACTTTAATCGGGGTGATGTGGGCGATTGGTATGGCGATTGGGGTAATTTTTATTGATTTAACCCCCGGTTATAAAGCTGATCTAATGAGTTATCTTTTTGGTAGTATTTTAACTGTACCGAGGGATGATTTATGGATAATGGCGGGCATAGATATATTAATTATCACCTTAGTTAGTATCTTTTATAAAGAGTTGTTAGCCATATCTTTTGATGAAACCTTTGCGATTATTCGTAATATTCCCGTGGAGATAATTTATTTGGGTTTAATGGGAATAACCGCTTTAACTATTGTGGCAGTAATGCAGGTGGTAGGATTAATTATGGTAATTGCTTTGTTAACTATTCCCGCCGCTATCAGTGGACAATTTGTTAAAAATATGAAGGGAATGATGATCCTAGCGATTATTTTAGGAATTGTCTTTACTTTAGTGGGTTTGTGGTTATCCTATAGTTTAAATCTCACCTCAGGGGCGACAATTATTTTAGTGGCAGGATTGGGTTATTTAATCAGTCTTGCTTGGAAACCTTTTATGCTAACTATCACCAGAAAAATATCTAATCTTTAA
- a CDS encoding PEP-CTERM sorting domain-containing protein (PEP-CTERM proteins occur, often in large numbers, in the proteomes of bacteria that also encode an exosortase, a predicted intramembrane cysteine proteinase. The presence of a PEP-CTERM domain at a protein's C-terminus predicts cleavage within the sorting domain, followed by covalent anchoring to some some component of the (usually Gram-negative) cell surface. Many PEP-CTERM proteins exhibit an unusual sequence composition that includes large numbers of potential glycosylation sites. Expression of one such protein has been shown restore the ability of a bacterium to form floc, a type of biofilm.), whose product MKFVSLLSITALTSSILIATPQAKAAVFLDLSSFTPGGPGTGGFVGTLGGVNVTGSILAGGGPNFTISGINPTSWQGTTINNTTPQYSYSNIYTPYQSLGDRVGYTMFNQTGQTATLKIQFSSPVTNPIFHVANLDGMIYDFSDPSNGSIALNLLSGNGGGGDGLTVNTTNKIIADADPFTGVGLSPSTPPPTTGARSAYGSVALLGTFSTLNIKLQGNPSLTIAGDGGSFIISTTVPEPSTVLSLLTLGTLGAASTLKRKLKP is encoded by the coding sequence ATGAAATTTGTTTCATTGCTATCTATCACTGCGCTGACAAGCAGTATCCTGATTGCGACCCCCCAAGCGAAAGCAGCAGTTTTCCTTGACTTGAGTAGCTTTACCCCCGGTGGACCTGGTACTGGGGGATTCGTGGGAACCCTAGGAGGAGTGAACGTTACGGGTTCTATACTCGCTGGTGGCGGACCTAACTTTACGATTTCGGGTATTAACCCGACAAGTTGGCAAGGAACAACAATCAATAATACTACCCCTCAATACAGCTACAGCAACATCTATACTCCATACCAAAGTTTAGGTGATCGGGTAGGTTATACAATGTTTAATCAGACTGGCCAAACTGCTACTTTAAAGATTCAGTTTAGCTCGCCGGTGACTAATCCCATCTTTCATGTTGCCAACCTTGACGGGATGATCTATGATTTTTCTGATCCCAGCAATGGTTCGATCGCACTTAATTTATTGAGCGGTAACGGTGGTGGTGGCGATGGTTTAACAGTCAATACCACGAACAAAATCATCGCCGATGCGGATCCTTTTACTGGCGTTGGTCTTTCTCCCTCCACTCCCCCTCCGACTACTGGTGCTCGTTCCGCTTACGGTTCTGTGGCGTTATTGGGGACTTTTTCCACCTTGAACATCAAGCTACAGGGAAATCCTAGTCTAACAATTGCTGGGGATGGTGGAAGCTTTATTATCTCAACTACAGTTCCCGAACCCTCTACAGTCCTCAGCTTATTAACCCTCGGCACTCTCGGCGCAGCTTCAACCCTCAAGCGCAAACTGAAGCCATAA
- a CDS encoding type II toxin-antitoxin system HicB family antitoxin, which yields MKSKVSIEIEKREGKYSAYSPEIKGYIAEGNSLDSVIDAIKQAIQSHWHQQEEESSKTTAQSLLELFENITAGMNETEINNLPMDGAQEHDHYIYGIPKSDS from the coding sequence ATGAAATCAAAAGTCAGTATTGAAATAGAAAAGAGAGAAGGAAAATATTCTGCTTACAGTCCTGAAATTAAAGGATATATAGCAGAAGGAAATTCCTTAGATTCAGTCATTGATGCTATAAAACAAGCCATCCAATCCCATTGGCATCAACAGGAAGAAGAATCCAGCAAGACAACAGCCCAATCGCTTCTCGAACTTTTTGAAAATATTACAGCCGGCATGAACGAAACGGAAATCAACAATTTGCCGATGGATGGCGCACAAGAACATGACCACTATATCTATGGTATTCCTAAAAGCGATTCATGA
- the gltX gene encoding glutamate--tRNA ligase has product MTVRVRIAPSPTGNLHIGTARTAVFNWLFAHHHRGKFILRVEDTDLERSRPEYTENIQAGLQWLGLNWDEGPFFQTQRLNYYRQAIQTLLDRGLAYRCYCTPEELEKMREEQKARNLAPRYDNRHRYLTPEQQAQFEQGGRKAVIRFIIDDDREIIWQDLIREKVIWKGSDLGGDMVIARTSENAEENFGQPLYNLAVVVDDIEMEITHVIRGEDHIANTAKQILLYEALGAKVPEFAHTPLILNQEGRKLSKRDGVTSIDDFRKLGFLPQALVNYMTLLGWTPPDSTEEIFTLETAAEVFSLERVNKAGAKFDWTKLDWINSQYLHRLTGEELVPLLLPYWQEAGYSFDAETDRAWLVGLATLIGPSLTRLSDAVAESRLLLTPLANYNQEALSQLQLEGVKDIIKDILAAISPDLTGEVAKGIVETTTKAHRVKKGLVMKSLRAALMGELHGPDLMQSWLLLNQKGWDLSRLQQAVNS; this is encoded by the coding sequence GTGACAGTGAGAGTTCGTATTGCCCCCAGTCCCACGGGAAATTTACACATTGGAACAGCACGCACAGCCGTGTTTAACTGGCTTTTTGCCCATCATCACCGGGGTAAATTTATCTTGCGCGTGGAAGATACAGATTTAGAACGTTCTCGACCAGAATATACGGAAAATATTCAAGCGGGCCTACAATGGTTAGGACTGAATTGGGATGAAGGTCCTTTTTTTCAAACTCAACGCCTTAATTATTATCGTCAGGCTATTCAAACCCTGCTCGATCGAGGTTTAGCCTATCGTTGTTATTGTACCCCGGAAGAATTGGAAAAAATGCGGGAAGAACAAAAAGCCCGCAATCTTGCCCCCCGTTACGATAATCGTCATCGTTATCTCACCCCCGAACAACAAGCGCAATTCGAGCAAGGGGGGAGAAAAGCAGTAATTCGTTTTATTATTGATGACGATCGAGAAATTATTTGGCAGGATTTAATCCGGGAAAAAGTTATCTGGAAAGGTAGTGATTTAGGGGGGGATATGGTGATCGCTCGTACCTCGGAAAATGCCGAGGAAAACTTCGGTCAGCCTCTCTATAATTTAGCGGTAGTTGTTGATGATATTGAGATGGAAATTACCCATGTTATTCGTGGGGAAGATCACATCGCTAATACCGCTAAACAAATTCTTTTATACGAAGCTTTAGGGGCAAAAGTGCCAGAGTTTGCCCACACTCCTTTGATCTTAAATCAGGAGGGTCGCAAGTTATCTAAACGGGATGGAGTTACTTCGATCGATGATTTCCGAAAACTGGGTTTTTTGCCGCAAGCTTTGGTTAATTACATGACTCTCCTCGGTTGGACTCCTCCCGATTCCACTGAAGAAATTTTTACCCTTGAAACGGCCGCTGAAGTGTTTAGTTTAGAACGGGTAAATAAAGCAGGGGCAAAATTTGACTGGACGAAATTGGATTGGATTAATAGTCAATATCTCCATCGTTTAACCGGTGAGGAATTAGTGCCTTTACTCCTTCCCTACTGGCAAGAAGCGGGGTATAGTTTTGATGCTGAAACCGATCGAGCTTGGTTGGTCGGTTTGGCTACTCTCATCGGTCCGAGTTTAACTCGTTTAAGCGATGCTGTGGCTGAAAGTCGCTTACTTTTAACCCCTCTGGCTAATTATAATCAGGAGGCTTTGAGTCAATTACAATTAGAGGGAGTTAAGGATATTATCAAGGATATTCTCGCCGCTATTAGTCCCGATTTGACTGGAGAAGTTGCTAAGGGTATTGTGGAGACAACAACTAAAGCCCATCGGGTGAAAAAAGGTCTAGTGATGAAGTCTCTACGCGCCGCTTTGATGGGGGAGTTACATGGTCCGGATTTAATGCAGTCTTGGCTACTTCTTAATCAAAAAGGTTGGGATCTATCCCGTCTTCAGCAAGCAGTAAATAGTTAA
- the trxB gene encoding thioredoxin-disulfide reductase yields MTVENLVIIGSGPAGYTAAIYAARANLKPLMFEGFQAGGIPGGQLMTTTEVENFPGFPEGITGPKLMERMKEQAERWGTQCYTEDVISVDLSQRPFIIRSTDREVKANSIIIATGATAKRLGLPSEAQFWSNGISACAICDGATPIFREENLAVIGGGDSAAEEAVYLTKYGSHVHLLIRGEAMRASKAMQDRVLNNPKVTVHFHTQAVDVFGTGSKMAGLRIKNSQTGEISELAVRGLFYAIGHTPNTSLFQGQLELDEVGYVKVKPGTVATSVEGVFAAGDVQDHEYRQAITAAGTGCMAALLAERWLSEHNLIQEYRQSATSEHYETKTVSETPADTEETFDIHKTRHVGGYALRKLFHDGDRLLMVKYVSPTCGPCKTLKPILDKVVDEYDGKIYFVEIDIEADPEIAKMGQVTGTPTVQFFKDRELVKEMRGVKQKSDFRQVIESYQ; encoded by the coding sequence ATGACTGTCGAGAATTTAGTCATTATTGGTTCGGGACCCGCGGGATATACGGCGGCGATTTATGCGGCGCGTGCGAACTTAAAACCCTTGATGTTTGAGGGTTTCCAAGCGGGAGGTATTCCGGGGGGACAATTGATGACCACCACAGAAGTAGAAAATTTCCCCGGTTTTCCCGAAGGAATCACCGGTCCGAAGCTGATGGAAAGAATGAAGGAACAGGCCGAAAGATGGGGGACCCAATGCTATACCGAAGATGTTATCTCGGTGGATTTAAGTCAGCGTCCTTTTATCATTCGTTCCACGGACCGGGAAGTGAAGGCCAATAGTATTATTATCGCCACGGGAGCCACCGCTAAACGTTTAGGATTACCCAGCGAGGCCCAATTCTGGAGTAACGGGATTTCCGCTTGTGCTATCTGTGACGGTGCTACACCGATATTTAGAGAGGAAAACCTGGCTGTCATTGGTGGCGGTGACTCGGCGGCAGAAGAAGCCGTATATTTAACTAAATACGGCTCCCACGTCCATTTATTAATTCGCGGGGAAGCGATGCGTGCCTCGAAAGCAATGCAGGACCGGGTGTTAAATAATCCGAAAGTTACCGTTCATTTTCACACCCAAGCGGTGGATGTGTTCGGTACAGGCAGTAAAATGGCAGGATTACGCATTAAAAACTCGCAAACGGGAGAAATCAGTGAATTAGCCGTTAGAGGGTTATTTTATGCCATCGGTCACACTCCCAATACTTCCCTCTTCCAAGGACAATTAGAATTAGACGAGGTGGGTTATGTAAAAGTCAAACCGGGGACTGTTGCTACCAGCGTCGAGGGGGTTTTTGCCGCAGGAGACGTGCAGGACCACGAATACCGTCAGGCCATCACTGCCGCAGGTACGGGGTGTATGGCGGCGTTATTGGCAGAAAGATGGTTATCGGAGCATAATTTAATCCAAGAATACCGTCAATCGGCAACTTCTGAACATTACGAGACAAAAACCGTTAGCGAAACCCCGGCCGATACGGAGGAGACTTTTGATATTCACAAAACCCGTCACGTTGGGGGTTATGCTTTGCGGAAATTATTCCACGACGGCGATCGCTTGTTAATGGTAAAATATGTTTCTCCCACCTGTGGCCCCTGTAAAACCCTGAAACCGATTTTAGATAAAGTGGTCGATGAGTACGATGGCAAAATTTATTTTGTGGAAATTGACATCGAAGCTGACCCAGAAATCGCCAAAATGGGTCAAGTAACCGGGACTCCCACGGTACAATTCTTTAAGGACCGGGAATTAGTGAAGGAAATGCGCGGAGTCAAACAAAAAAGCGATTTTCGTCAAGTAATTGAGAGTTATCAATAA
- a CDS encoding NAD(P)H-quinone oxidoreductase subunit N yields the protein MALLTTGKPFIRDLEQYGALGVYAPLEGGYEGRYQRRLRATGYNVLHITARGLGDLSAYLTGIHGVRPPHLGKKNIGREAAVGPVYFIPPIATYQLENLPPKSKGLVIWIIESFVLSSQEKQYLINLSQQEPRLKFVLELGGERYFRWQPLSKSLVAA from the coding sequence ATGGCACTACTGACCACAGGAAAACCATTTATTCGCGATCTGGAACAATACGGTGCTTTAGGGGTTTACGCACCCTTAGAAGGGGGTTACGAGGGACGCTATCAAAGACGTTTACGGGCCACTGGTTACAATGTCCTGCATATCACCGCTAGAGGTCTAGGGGATTTAAGTGCCTATCTGACCGGCATTCATGGAGTCCGTCCCCCCCATTTAGGTAAAAAAAATATTGGTCGGGAAGCAGCCGTGGGACCGGTTTATTTTATTCCTCCCATTGCTACCTATCAATTAGAAAATTTACCCCCCAAATCCAAGGGTTTAGTGATTTGGATTATTGAAAGTTTTGTTTTATCCTCGCAAGAAAAACAATACTTAATTAATCTTAGTCAACAGGAACCCCGGTTAAAATTTGTCCTCGAATTGGGTGGGGAAAGATATTTCCGTTGGCAACCTTTGAGCAAATCTTTAGTCGCTGCCTAA
- a CDS encoding type II toxin-antitoxin system VapC family toxin, whose product MRTIFADTFYWTASINPRDNWHGQVIAITRTLEQFCLVTTEEVLAETLTFFSAHGSQMRQRACQLVQGIIKNPNIQVIHQTHESFLAGLTLYKNRPDKEYSLIDCISMQTMRELEIIEILTHDKHFTQEGFVILL is encoded by the coding sequence ATGAGAACTATCTTTGCTGATACATTTTATTGGACAGCATCCATCAATCCTAGAGATAATTGGCACGGTCAAGTAATTGCTATTACTCGCACATTAGAACAATTTTGTCTCGTGACAACTGAAGAAGTTTTAGCAGAGACTTTGACTTTTTTTTCAGCTCACGGTAGTCAGATGCGACAGCGTGCTTGTCAACTTGTTCAAGGAATAATAAAAAACCCCAATATTCAGGTAATCCACCAAACTCATGAATCATTTTTAGCGGGTTTAACTCTTTACAAAAATCGTCCTGACAAAGAATATAGTCTCATTGATTGTATCTCTATGCAGACGATGCGAGAACTGGAAATTATCGAGATATTGACCCATGATAAACATTTTACTCAGGAAGGTTTTGTCATTTTGCTATAG
- a CDS encoding ATP-dependent 6-phosphofructokinase, which produces MGEKKRIGLLTSGGDCAGLNAAIRAVVHHATGNYGWEVVGIREATNGLINRPPKTTIFDIEGVDRLLVMGGTILGTTNKGDPFAFPMPDGTLIDRSQDIIDGYHSLGLDALIGIGGDGSLAILRRIAQQGGINLIGIPKTIDNDVGATEVSIGFDTATNIATEALDRLHFTAASHNRVMILEVMGRDAGHIALAAGIAGGADIILIPEIPYRLEKVCEKIRQRQRMDKQFSLIIVSEAVRTETGDRLVQKKALGEDRLGGIGRYLAEEVARETGAETRVTFLGHIQRGGIPSPMDRLLGAAFGVAAVDLIAREEFDRMVAWQNRQVVSVPIEEAIKTYRIVDLEETLVKTARGLGICLGD; this is translated from the coding sequence ATGGGTGAAAAAAAACGAATTGGACTTCTCACCAGTGGTGGCGACTGTGCGGGTTTAAATGCCGCCATTCGTGCCGTTGTCCACCATGCCACTGGCAATTATGGCTGGGAAGTGGTGGGTATTCGAGAAGCAACTAACGGATTAATTAACCGTCCCCCCAAAACCACGATCTTTGATATTGAAGGAGTCGATCGCCTGTTAGTGATGGGAGGAACAATTCTCGGTACTACCAATAAGGGGGATCCCTTCGCTTTCCCGATGCCAGATGGAACCCTGATCGATCGCTCTCAGGACATCATCGACGGCTATCATAGTCTGGGACTGGATGCCCTGATCGGCATCGGTGGCGATGGTAGTCTGGCGATTTTGCGCCGTATTGCCCAACAGGGAGGCATTAATCTGATTGGTATTCCCAAAACCATCGATAATGATGTGGGAGCTACAGAAGTCTCCATCGGCTTCGATACAGCTACTAATATCGCCACAGAAGCCCTCGATCGCCTCCATTTTACCGCCGCTAGTCATAACCGGGTGATGATTCTAGAAGTTATGGGTAGAGATGCTGGCCATATCGCCCTGGCTGCCGGTATTGCGGGAGGGGCCGATATCATTCTCATTCCCGAAATTCCCTACCGATTAGAGAAGGTCTGCGAGAAGATCCGGCAGCGGCAGCGTATGGATAAACAGTTTTCTCTGATTATTGTCTCCGAGGCTGTGCGTACCGAAACTGGCGATCGCCTAGTGCAAAAGAAAGCCCTAGGAGAAGATCGTCTCGGGGGTATCGGTCGCTATTTAGCCGAAGAAGTTGCCAGGGAAACCGGGGCCGAAACGAGAGTGACTTTCCTGGGCCACATTCAACGGGGGGGCATTCCTTCTCCAATGGATCGCCTACTGGGGGCGGCTTTTGGCGTGGCGGCCGTGGATCTGATCGCCCGGGAAGAATTCGATCGCATGGTGGCCTGGCAAAATCGGCAAGTGGTCAGTGTTCCCATTGAGGAGGCGATTAAAACCTATCGCATCGTCGATCTCGAAGAAACTTTAGTCAAAACCGCCAGGGGTTTGGGTATTTGTCTAGGGGATTGA
- a CDS encoding HAD family hydrolase — MNQSPRILALDFDGVLCDGMIEYFQISKRTYETLWPEIIPEDFFPRFSQLRPVIETGWEMPLLLRSLVLGIPDGEALNNWPSIRQNLLEREKIAKKALSNALDRLRDRWIESDLESWLALHQFYQPAIDRLASLLDSDFLVYIITTKESRFVKRLLQKVAINFPAARLIGKEIKQPKYLTIQQILADLPESPANLWFVEDRLDALELVEQQADLNDVGLYLADWGYNTAQMRQKVAQDTRIKLLSLSQFAADFTHW, encoded by the coding sequence ATGAATCAATCCCCCCGCATTCTAGCACTCGATTTTGATGGTGTTCTTTGTGATGGCATGATCGAGTATTTTCAGATTAGCAAACGCACCTATGAAACCCTTTGGCCGGAAATAATTCCCGAGGATTTTTTCCCGAGGTTTTCGCAACTTCGTCCCGTTATCGAAACCGGTTGGGAAATGCCTTTACTGTTGCGATCGCTTGTTCTCGGTATTCCCGACGGGGAAGCTTTAAATAATTGGCCGTCAATTCGGCAAAATCTGCTAGAAAGGGAGAAAATAGCGAAAAAAGCTCTCTCAAATGCCCTCGATCGTCTTAGGGATCGATGGATTGAGTCGGATCTAGAGTCTTGGTTAGCCTTACATCAATTTTATCAACCCGCGATCGATCGCCTGGCCTCTCTTTTAGACTCGGATTTTTTGGTTTATATTATCACTACAAAAGAAAGCCGTTTTGTCAAGCGATTGTTACAAAAAGTAGCAATTAATTTTCCGGCAGCGAGATTAATTGGCAAGGAAATTAAACAGCCGAAATACCTGACTATTCAGCAAATACTGGCTGATTTACCGGAATCCCCCGCTAATTTGTGGTTTGTCGAGGATCGTCTCGATGCGTTGGAATTAGTGGAGCAACAAGCAGATTTAAACGATGTGGGCTTATATTTAGCCGATTGGGGATATAATACGGCTCAAATGCGCCAAAAAGTTGCTCAAGATACCCGCATTAAGCTTTTATCCCTATCTCAATTTGCGGCAGACTTTACCCACTGGTAG
- a CDS encoding TlyA family RNA methyltransferase, giving the protein MSKERLDLLLVAKNLCDSRQQAQRLIRAGEVKVNHQIIDKPATEIDPEAAIEVKQKLPYLSRGGEKLAKALELFAIDVCDRICLDGGISTGGFTDCLLQKGAKRVYGVDVGYGQVAWSLRQDQRVILLERTNFRYLTPEKLYGQEKPSDLAVMDLSFISLTKVLPTLWTLLNPPREAILLVKPQFEVGREKVGKKGVVRDHQDQAGAIFQVLQAAEVLGWFYRGLTWSPITGPAGNVEYLLWLSTDTGPVSPSLAAIAEITQAAIKQF; this is encoded by the coding sequence TTGTCGAAAGAAAGATTAGATTTATTATTAGTAGCCAAAAATCTCTGTGATTCCCGTCAACAGGCACAGCGATTAATTCGCGCTGGAGAGGTGAAAGTCAATCACCAAATCATTGATAAACCTGCCACAGAAATCGATCCAGAAGCGGCGATCGAGGTTAAGCAGAAACTGCCCTATTTGTCAAGGGGGGGCGAAAAATTAGCTAAGGCCTTAGAATTATTTGCCATTGATGTCTGCGATCGCATTTGTTTAGATGGCGGCATTTCTACGGGGGGATTTACCGATTGTCTCTTGCAAAAAGGAGCAAAACGGGTTTATGGGGTCGATGTGGGTTATGGACAAGTGGCCTGGAGTTTACGGCAGGATCAACGAGTTATTTTACTAGAAAGAACTAATTTTCGCTATTTAACCCCGGAAAAGTTATACGGACAGGAAAAACCCTCCGATTTAGCAGTTATGGATCTGTCCTTTATTTCTCTGACCAAAGTTTTACCGACCCTGTGGACGCTATTAAATCCACCGCGAGAGGCGATTTTATTGGTCAAACCCCAATTCGAGGTGGGACGGGAAAAAGTCGGTAAAAAAGGGGTAGTTCGCGACCATCAAGACCAAGCAGGGGCAATTTTTCAGGTTTTACAGGCCGCCGAAGTCTTAGGATGGTTCTATCGGGGTTTAACTTGGTCTCCCATTACCGGGCCTGCGGGTAACGTCGAGTATCTTCTCTGGTTATCCACCGATACTGGCCCAGTTAGTCCCAGTTTAGCCGCGATCGCAGAAATCACCCAAGCAGCGATCAAACAGTTTTAA
- a CDS encoding ABC transporter permease: MTPVKLPIDPFLKPNLTTKLLGVALVLTIIFILIALFSPLLQAIGMIQDPTDILSNYPLQAPSSAHWFGTNVRGYDVFSRTLFGARAALSVVFLATGLSLVIGVPLGLISGYLGGKIDRVLLFLMDTLYTLPGLLLSVALAFVLGRGIVNVAIAVSIAYIPQYFRVVRNQTASVKNELFIEAARAIGASPSRILSKYLFFNVVQSVPVLFTLNAADAILVLGGLGFLGLGLPEEVPEWGHDLKEALADLSTGIWWTTLFPGLAMTTMVVGLSLLGEGLSEIFNPLSRKR, encoded by the coding sequence ATGACTCCTGTTAAATTGCCGATCGATCCTTTTCTGAAACCCAACCTAACCACTAAACTCCTAGGGGTTGCGTTGGTATTGACAATTATTTTTATCCTGATTGCCCTGTTTTCGCCCCTTCTGCAAGCGATCGGCATGATTCAGGATCCAACCGACATTTTAAGCAATTATCCCCTACAAGCCCCCAGTTCCGCCCATTGGTTCGGGACGAATGTGCGCGGTTATGATGTCTTTTCCCGCACCCTATTCGGGGCGCGAGCGGCCTTGTCCGTGGTATTTTTGGCCACAGGATTATCTTTAGTCATCGGGGTTCCTTTGGGGTTAATTAGCGGTTATTTGGGGGGTAAGATCGATCGCGTTCTCCTCTTTCTCATGGATACCCTCTACACCTTGCCGGGGTTGTTATTATCGGTGGCTCTCGCTTTCGTTTTGGGTCGTGGTATCGTCAATGTAGCGATCGCTGTTAGCATTGCCTATATTCCCCAATATTTTCGCGTGGTCAGAAATCAAACCGCCAGCGTTAAAAATGAGTTATTTATCGAAGCGGCACGAGCGATCGGTGCCAGTCCTAGCCGGATATTATCAAAATATCTTTTCTTTAATGTCGTCCAGAGTGTCCCGGTTCTTTTTACCCTCAACGCAGCAGATGCGATCCTTGTTTTAGGCGGTTTAGGCTTTTTAGGCTTAGGATTACCGGAAGAAGTGCCGGAATGGGGTCATGATCTCAAGGAAGCTTTGGCGGATTTATCTACAGGTATCTGGTGGACCACTTTATTCCCCGGATTAGCAATGACCACGATGGTGGTGGGTTTATCCCTCTTGGGGGAGGGGTTAAGTGAAATTTTCAACCCCCTGAGTCGTAAACGCTAA
- a CDS encoding cyclic nucleotide-binding domain-containing protein produces the protein MLSPVETIKILENHPDRTFPAGEVIFVDGTEGELMYGILSGEVEMYIKEQLIETLEKGDVFGAGALLHGDKLRESTAIAKTDCKLACLNQPQFLFAVQETPMFAIEVLRSYSDRFRKLKKIFTSEA, from the coding sequence ATGTTAAGTCCCGTAGAGACGATTAAAATTCTCGAAAATCATCCCGATCGCACTTTTCCAGCTGGTGAAGTTATTTTTGTCGATGGCACGGAGGGCGAGTTAATGTACGGTATTCTTAGCGGAGAAGTGGAGATGTATATCAAGGAACAATTGATAGAAACTCTAGAAAAAGGGGATGTATTCGGAGCAGGAGCGCTCCTGCATGGGGATAAACTGCGAGAATCCACAGCTATCGCCAAAACTGATTGTAAATTAGCCTGTCTCAATCAACCGCAGTTTTTATTTGCCGTGCAGGAAACCCCCATGTTTGCAATCGAAGTATTAAGAAGTTATTCCGATCGCTTTCGCAAGTTGAAAAAAATCTTCACCAGTGAAGCATAG